From one Trifolium pratense cultivar HEN17-A07 linkage group LG1, ARS_RC_1.1, whole genome shotgun sequence genomic stretch:
- the LOC123905716 gene encoding golgin subfamily A member 4-like isoform X4: MDKNKSRTDLLAAGKKKLEQYRQKRGGSSRGKSSKKSSKNQLPESDADTASVTSTGSSQVTDGNVETNSDPNVVITESLESQSLASSAADDVDPSVDSSSVAMTYDTGEETDLDSNAKSALQGHGVHEKDSELSAKDQGGSSQNLGDNVAKDESLTSSSAPDVDPSFDSLSVAMTYDAVARTELDFNAKLALEGHGVNENESELSSQDQGGSSQNVGSDVAKDVSSKTSNSEGGTAHDHASEPVTLLSPHASITTAVDESVTVEKESEKREDSLPLSEDIPNKFVAQTREDQEADDLDMTKSCQSTDAIIDNQKEIPLFEAGESDQSLSRIALKNTIIEEASHEAEQLDRPDNIVSVGTSLENLERDTLPGSSYEEMILQPNQEQISTGVRSGQDMALPVGFNQQFTLVGSAVDDPTHELSAFASTRSLDVSPISNASSVNLLQLAEFIKGINEEDYQFLLKERGAVSDADPLTSSSVLPDHDFSEAFQRLKEELFLASTMQNIFNMQLAEQLELQSESDYHRHQLIGELSQLRDSHNEVNENNQRLSEELANCRVELQNNSRKSVELQNQFDTAMTGVEALSARVVELQISFEMSQKDSSDLSTELADCRSLISSLQDEKKVMSETLNLVIAEKNKLAEEKEFYLCESKNVATELSGLKSSMEGVEVENSNLIDRISLVTEESNKFKAEIEHLLHEIDRLSLDLVENKDLVASLQAENSNLNGDLALSVDKIKNLEDESQSVVLENQRLSSQIVSLQEQLSIEKGERTRFEDDLKEATMQLEQLSKENVSLNSTLDDHKAKIEEIEKKHSEQLSQLENFGNQAHVGWDQSKGLEIAVTEDSHQMDQRLDEGAAGGPFENISEQEIFNDSLEFVSLKTGLNEVENVLVKLEKAINQLRSQKVISSGTGEKVSLPAVSKLIQAFESKVKEDEHEVEISESQSNSFITLTEDQVRNLRKLLSKWKLDVQSAAALFKGERDGRKIGNAKYSDLEDQFEGLKQHCSDLEASNIELVVQYETVKQLLGDIQEKKCHLEEICEALKQEDIHLKAKNNELYEKLGYCHSKVIELHAELNDVKQSSKETASVIGSQLENLQKEVTERAMLLEQGWNTTISDIVELVAKLNESVGETSSTSASSATRDGFDISHLLEASVSAASEMIFDLQKKLEATNADHEIISTSYKEMTSKCDHLLGRNEMAINVLQKMYSDLRKLIYSSGWSLDEDKKIDEQSEALPDLLNYNSYETIMKHLGDVLIEKLELESVTKKMKSELEELKMKCLGLDSVGKLINDVEGVLNVETLNIEVNTSPLLYLDSLVSSLVQKTKEAEIQNHTTKEEYGSKEMELDELKEKMQYLDMLRLENENEIFVLRESLHQAEEALSAARSELREKANELDHSEQRVSSIREKLGIAVAKGKGLIVQRDGLKQSLAETSGELERCLQELKLKDTRLHELETKLKTYSEAGERVEALESELSYIRNSANALRESFLLKDSVLQRIEEVLEDLDLPEQFHSSDIIEKIDWLVRSVVGNSLPVNDLEQKDSAGERSYSDSGNAVTDSWKDDSQLQPDSGDDAGGHSHSDAGFVVTDSLNDDSQQQPDSGSDFQKNFEELQSKYYGLAEQNEMLEQSLMERNSIVQRWEELVNKIDMPSHLRSMEMDDRIEWLGRALAEANHHVDSLQLKIERYESYCGLLNADLEESQRTVSALQEDLRAHTSEKEHLSEKLEALRHECEKLSVQTREAELENEDMHNEIISLKDQMEQKAEIEEQIFTIDGKIKKLRDLVGDALSESETEYQISDGANIDSFEELLRKLIENHASLSSIKATSGVVLEGHHSQEDDAPLHEERSIDMHAKEQAEADIDRYKKDLEAALSELEHLKEEGERALEKQISLSGEVGALSKRTEELQELLNQEEQKSASAREKLNVAVRKGKSLVQQRDSLKQTIGEMSVEMEHLKSEINNREHTIAEHEQKLRQLSTYPDKLKALESESSLLKHRLEETEHHLQEKEYSLKLILNKLGEIDIGGQGHISDPVKKVEWVGKLFSDLHNSVASLEQESRKSKRASELLLAELNEVQERNDSFQEELAKAADELVDLKRERDSAEGAKLEALSHLEKLSALHKEEKTSHFYELVDLKSSMNQVWKHFGEVQNLLAKAFFTDLESFRNLEAGLQSCVKGNNAPNVVDSSFSKEHDDILRKSSDNESSVYEDSWSEFGTIDHYNDNTIIEGFHLFGHKLQEFLVEVSSLKERIQVHSSLAQEQDKTLSKLMTDIQLEITSQRESCENMKKEVSKRDLQLVALRENIAHLYESCINSVTALENGKAELVGEKVELSDLGINLEKSSFDDEISEECIKAVADRLLLTANGFASIKAEFLDANQKEMKATVTNLQRELQEKDVQRDRICADLVKQIKDAEAAANRYSQDLETLRMEEHNLKNQVEVIKEEKKILEQRIKELQDRQGAAAELEDKVRSQTGLLAAKDQEIEALMHALDEEEMQMEELTKKYEALEKAVQQKNQEIESLESSRGKVMKKLSVTVSKFDELHQLSASLLSEVEKLQSQLQEKDGEISFLRQEVTRCTNDDLRASQLSNQRSLDEIVEFFTWVDTIVSRDGVDDIPPDVKSDTQVHEYKEILHKKLMSLISELDNLRGVSESKDKMLQAERSKVAELNHKAETLEKSLHEKESQLNLLDGVEETGKGINTSSEIVEVEPVINEWTTTGTFVTPQVRSLRKGNSDYVAIAVDEDPGSTSRIEDEDDDKVHGFKSLTSSKIVPRFTRPVTDLIDGLWVSCDRTLMRQPVLRLGIIIYWTIMHALLAFFVV; this comes from the exons ATGGACAAGAACAAGAGCCGTACCGATCTACTCGCAGCTGGCAAAAAGAAG CTCGAACAATATCGTCAGAAGAGGGGTGGTAGTAGCCGTGGAAAATCATCAAAGAAGTCTTCAAAAAATCAGCTACCTGAGTCTGATGCTGATACTGCTAGTGTTACCTCTACAGGATCATCTCAGGTTACTGATGGAAATGTTGAAACCAACAGTGACCCCAATGTGGTTATCACTGAATCACTAGAGTCACAGTCTTTGGCAAGCTCAGCAGCTGACGATGTTGATCCATCTGTTGATTCTTCGTCAGTGGCCATGACATATGATACAGGTGAAGAAACTGATTTGGATTCTAATGCTAAATCGGCACTTCAGGGTCATGGGGTCCATGAGAAGGATTCTGAATTGTCTGCCAAAGATCAAGGGGGAAGTTCTCAGAATCTTGGTGATAATGTGGCAAAAGATGAATCTTTGACAAGCTCGTCAGCTCCTGACGTTGATCCATCTTTTGATTCGTTGTCAGTGGCCATGACATATGATGCAGTCGCCAGAACTGAATTGGATTTTAATGCTAAGTTAGCACTTGAGGGTCACGGAGTCAATGAGAATGAATCTGAATTGTCATCCCAAGATCAAGGGGGAAGCTCTCAGAATGTTGGCTCTGATGTAGCAAAAGATGTGTCTTCGAAAACTTCAAATAGTGAAGGAGGAACAGCACACGATCATGCCTCTGAACCGGTCACCCTTTTGTCCCCACATGCTTCTATTACAACTGCAGTGGATGAGTCTGTCACTGTTGAAAAAGAGAGTGAAAAAAGGGAAGACTCATTGCCTTTATCTGAGGATATTCCCAATAAATTTGTGGCACAAACGAGAGAAGATCAG GAAGCTGATGATTTGGATATGACGAAATCTTGTCAAAGCACTGATGCAATTATAGATAATCAAAAGGAGATTCCTTTGTTTGAAGCTGGTGAGAGTGATCAGTCTCTTTCAAGAATTGCTTTGAAGAATACTATAATCGAGGAGGCATCTCACGAAGCAGAACAACTAGACAGGCCAGATAATATTGTATCTGTGGGGACTTCATTGGAAAATTTGGAGAGAGATACATTACCGGGTTCATCTTACGAAGAGATGATTCTTCAGCCTAATCAAGAACAGATAAGCACGGGTGTCCGTAGTGGACAGGACATGGCGCTTCCGGTGGGGTTTAACCAGCAATTCACTCTTGTTGGATCTGCAGTTGATGATCCCACTCACGAGTTGTCTGCATTTGCTTCAACCAGATCGTTGGACGTATCTCCTATCTCTAATGCGAGCTCAGTTAATCTCTTGCAGCTAGCTGAATTTATAAAGGGGATTAATGAAGAAGACTACCAGTTTCTGCTCAAGGAAAGAGGAGCAGTTTCTGATGCAGATCCTTTAACTAGTAGTTCAGTTCTACCAGATCATGACTTTTCAGAAGCATTTCAGAGACTGAAAGAAGAATTGTTTCTTGCTAGTACGATGCAAAACATATTCAATATGCAGCTAGCTGAACAACTGGAGCTCCAATCTGAATCTGATTATCACCGTCACCAGTTGATTGGTGAACTATCACAACTCCGTGATTCACACAATGAAGTTAATGAGAACAATCAACGCCTTAGCGAAGAACTTGCTAACTGTCGTGTAGAACTACAGAATAATTCACGCAAGAGTGTAGAACTACAAAACCAATTTGATACTGCCATGACAGGGGTTGAAGCTCTTTCTGCTAGAGTAGTTGAGCTACAGATTAGTTTTGAAATGTCTCAGAAAGATTCATCGGATCTCTCCACAGAGTTGGCTGACTGCAGAAGTTTGATCTCAAGTTTACAGGATGAAAAGAAGGTCATGAGCGAAACTCTTAATTTAGTGATTGCGGAGAAAAATAAACTTGCGGAGGAGAAGGAGTTTTACCTCTGTGAAAGTAAGAATGTGGCAACTGAATTATCTGGCTTAAAGAGTTCAATGGAAGGAGTAGAAGTCGAAAATTCCAACTTAATTGACAGGATCTCTTTGGTGACCGAAGAGAGCAATAAGTTCAAAGCAGAAATTGAGCATCTCTTGCATGAGATTGATAGGCTATCGTTAGATTTGGTTGAAAATAAAGATTTGGTGGCAAGTCTACAGGCAGAAAATTCCAACTTAAATGGGGACCTTGCATTGTCAGTTGATAAGATTAAAAATCTGGAAGATGAGAGTCAATCTGTTGTTCTTGAGAATCAAAGGCTCTCTTCTCAGATTGTTTCCCTACAAGAACAATTATCTATAGAAAAGGGAGAACGAACGAGGTTTGAAGATGACCTTAAAGAAGCCACAATGCAATTAGAACAACTTTCCAAGGAAAATGTATCACTCAATAGCACTTTGGATGACCACAAGGCTAAAAtagaagaaattgaaaagaaacACAGTGAACAACTATCTCAACTTGAGAACTTCGGGAATCAAGCACATGTTGGATGGGACCAAAGTAAGGGCCTTGAGATTGCAGTTACTGAAGATTCTCATCAGATGGATCAGAGGTTAGATGAAGGTGCAGCAGGGGGACCATTTGAAAATATATCCGAACAAGAAATTTTCAATGATTCTCTTGAGTTTGTTTCGTTAAAGACTGGTTTGAACGAGGTGGAAAATGTTTTGGTGAAGCTTGAAAAGGCGATTAATCAGTTGCGTTCTCAAAAAGTAATCTCTAGCGGGACTGGTGAGAAAGTTTCTTTACCCGCGGTGTCAAAATTGATACAGGCTTTTGAATCAAAAGTAAAGGAAGATGAGCATGAGGTAGAGATAAGTGAGTCACAATCAAACTCATTTATTACGTTAACCGAAGACCAAGTAAGAAACTTGAGAAAATTGCTTTCAAAGTGGAAGCTGGATGTTCAGAGTGCAGCTGCATTGTTCAAGGGGGAACGAGATGGTAGGAAAATTGGGAATGCAAAGTACAGTGATCTCGAGGACCAATTCGAAGGATTGAAGCAGCATTGTTCAGATTTGGAAGCATCTAACATCGAACTTGTAGTTCAATATGAAACAGTTAAGCAACTTCTGGGTGACATTCAGGAAAAGAAATGTCATCTTGAGGAAATCTGTGAAGCTCTAAAGCAAGAAGACATCCATCTCAAAGCCAAAAATAATGAACTCTATGAAAAGCTTGGATATTGTCATTCAAAAGTTATTGAATTGCATGCTGAACTGAATGATGTGAAACAAAGTTCGAAAGAGACGGCTTCTGTTATTGGCAGTCAACTAGAAAACTTGCAGAAGGAAGTGACGGAGAGGGCAATGCTACTTGAGCAAGGCTGGAACACTACTATTTCTGATATTGTTGAGTTAGTTGCAAAGCTGAATGAATCAGTTGGGGAAACATCGTCTACATCAGCCTCTTCTGCCACCCGGGATGGCTTTGATATCAGTCATTTGTTAGAAGCTTCTGTTAGTGCTGCCAGTGAAATGATTTTTGATTTGCAGAAGAAACTTGAAGCTACTAATGCAGATCATGAAATAATCTCCACGTCATATAAAGAAATGACGTCAAAATGCGATCATCTGCTTGGGAGGAATGAAATGGCTATCAATGTATTGCAGAAGATGTACAGCGACCTGAGGAAACTTATATATAGTAGTGGTTGGTCTTTGGATGAAGATAAGAAGATAGATGAGCAAAGTGAGGCACTGCCTGATCTACTAAATTATAATAGTTATGAGACCATCATGAAGCATTTGGGGGATGTATTGATTGAAAAGCTCGAACTGGAGTCTGTTACCAAGAAGATGAAGTCAGAATTGGAAGAACTGAAGATGAAGTGTCTTGGTTTAGATTCTGTTGGGAAGCTAATTAATGATGTTGAAGGTGTGCTGAATGTGGAAACTCTGAATATAGAAGTAAACACATCACCCCTTTTGTACTTAGATTCATTAGTGTCTAGTCTTGTACAGAAAACCAAAGAGGCTGAAATCCAGAATCACACCACTAAAGAAGAATATGGATCAAAGGAGATGGAATTGGATGAACTGAAGGAAAAGATGCAATATCTAGACATGCTGCGTCttgagaatgaaaatgaaatcttCGTTCTAAGGGAAAGCTTACATCAAGCCGAGGAAGCTCTTTCTGCTGCACGTTCTGAATTGCGTGAGAAAGCAAATGAACTCGACCATTCAGAACAACGAGTGTCCTCCATCCGGGAGAAGCTTGGTATAGCTGTTGCCAAGGGAAAAGGGTTGATTGTACAGCGAGATGGCCTCAAGCAGTCCCTAGCTGAGACATCTGGTGAATTGGAGAGATGCTTGCAAGAGCTGAAGTTGAAAGATACAAGACTCCATGAGCTTGAAACAAAACTTAAGACCTATTCAGAGGCTGGTGAACGTGTGGAAGCTCTGGAATCTGAACTTTCATATATTCGTAATTCAGCTAATGCCTTGAGAGAGTCATTTCTCCTCAAAGATTCAGTGCTTCAGAGGATAGAAGAGGTTTTGGAAGATCTGGATCTGCCTGAGCAGTTTCATTCAAGTGATATAATTGAAAAGATTGATTGGTTGGTTAGGTCAGTTGTTGGAAACTCATTGCCCGTGAATGATTTGGAGCAGAAGGATTCTGCAGGAGAACGTTCATACTCTGATTCTGGTAATGCTGTCACAGATTCCTGGAAAGATGATAGTCAGCTACAACCAGATTCAGGGGATGATGCAGGGGGACATTCACACTCTGATGCTGGTTTTGTTGTCACAGATTCCTTGAATGATGATAGTCAGCAACAGCCAGATTCAGGGAGTGATTTTCAAAAGAACTTTGAGGAGTTGCAGAGTAAATATTATGGGTTGGCTGAGCAAAACGAAATGCTGGAGCAGTCATTGATGGAAAGAAACAGCATAGTCCAGAGATGGGAAGAGCTTGTAAACAAGATTGATATGCCTTCACATTTGCGGTCTATGGAGATGGACGATAGGATTGAATGGTTAGGAAGAGCACTTGCCGAGGCTAATCATCATGTAGATTCTCTGCAGCTGAAGATTGAAAGATATGAAAGTTATTGTGGATTGCTAAATGCTGATCTGGAAGAGTCTCAAAGGACAGTGTCCGCTCTTCAAGAAGACCTTAGAGCTCACACATCTGAGAAAGAGCACCTTTCTGAAAAATTAGAGGCTCTGAGACACGAATGTGAGAAACTATCGGTGCAGACAAGGGAAGCTGAACTTGAGAATGAAGATATGCACAATGAAATAATTAGTTTGAAGGACCAAATGGAGCAGAAAGCTGAAATTGAAGAGCAGATTTTCACCATTGATGgcaagataaaaaaattacgAGACTTAGTTGGGGATGCCTTGTCAGAATCTGAAACAGAATATCAGATTTCTGATGGTGCAAATATTGATTCTTTTGAAGAATTGCTGAGAAAGCTTATAGAAAATCATGCTAGTCTTTCATCAATAAAAGCCACGAGTGGTGTTGTACTTGAAGGACATCATTCGCAAGAAGATGATGCTCCTCTTCATGAGGAAAGAAGTATTGATATGCATGCTAAGGAGCAAGCGGAAGCAGATATTGATAGATACAAGAAAGATCTGGAGGCGGCTTTGAGTGAATTAGAGCATTTGAAGGAGGAGGGAGAGAGAGCTTTGGAAAAGCAAATATCTCTATCTGGTGAAGTTGGAGCTCTAAGTAAAAGAACTGAGGAGTTGCAAGAGCTACTCAATCAGGAGGAGCAGAAGTCAGCTTCTGCTAGAGAGAAGTTAAATGTTGCAGTCAGGAAAGGGAAGTCACTGGTGCAACAAAGAGACAGTCTAAAACAAACCATTGGAGAGATGAGTGTTGAGATGGAGCACTTGAAATCTGAGATCAACAACCGGGAACACACTATTGCCGAGCATGAACAGAAGTTGAGGCAGTTGTCAACCTACCCAGATAAGTTAAAAGCTCTTGAATCTGAGAGTTCTCTTCTGAAGCATCGTTTGGAAGAAACTGAACACCATTTGCAGGAgaaagaatattccttgaaacTGATTTTGAACAAGTTAGGTGAGATTGATATTGGTGGTCAAGGTCATATAAGTGATCCTGTGAAGAAGGTGGAGTGGGTCGGAAAGCTGTTCTCTGATCTTCATAATTCTGTTGCTTCTTTAGAACAAGAATCCAGGAAATCTAAAAGAGCATCAGAGCTCCTGTTGGCAGAGTTGAATGAGGTTCAAGAAAGGAATGATAGTTTTCAGGAGGAGCTTGCTAAGGCGGCCGACGAACTTGTGGATCTCAAAAGAGAAAGGGATTCAGCGGAGGGCGCCAAACTGGAAGCTCTTTCCCATCTTGAAAAGTTATCTGCATTGCACAAGGAAGAAAAAACGAGCCATTTTTATGAGCTGGTGGACTTAAAATCTAGCATGAACCAAGTCTGGAAACACTTTGGTGAGGTTCAGAATTTACTGGCTAAGGCTTTTTTCACAGATTTGGAATCTTTTCGGAATCTGGAAGCTGGTCTTCAGTCGTGTGTGAAAGGAAACAATGCTCCAAATGTGGTGGATTCATCTTTCAGCAAAGAACATGATGATATTTTACGCAAGTCATCTGATAATGAG AGCTCTGTGTATGAAGATTCTTGGTCAGAATTTGGCACAATAGACCACTACAATGATAATACCATTATTGAAGGTTTTCATCTATTTGGGCATAAGCTGCAAGAGTTTTTGGTGGAGGTCAGCTCTCTTAAGGAAAGAATACAGGTGCACTCAAGTTTGGCACAGGAGCAAGACAAAACTCTGTCAAAACTAATGACAGACATTCAGTTGGAAATTACTTCCCAAAGAGAATCGTGTGAGAACATGAAGAAAGAAGTTAGTAAACGAGATCTGCAACTTGTTGCATTGCGTGAGAACATTGCCCACCTTTATGAATCATGCATCAATTCTGTCACTGCACTTGAGAACGGAAAAGCTGAACTGGTTGGAGAAAAGGTTGAACTTTCAGATTTAGGGATTAACTTGGAAAAATCGTCATTTGATGATGAAATATCTGAGGAATGTATTAAAGCCGTGGCAGATAGATTGCTGTTGACTGCAAATGGGTTTGCTAGCATAAAAGCTGAATTTTTAGATGCTAATCAAAAGGAAATGAAGGCTACTGTAACAAATTTACAGAGGGAGCTTCAGGAGAAGGATGTTCAAAGAGACAGAATTTGTGCAGACCTGGTAAAGCAGATTAAGGACGCTGAAGCTGCTGCAAACAGATATTCTCAAGATCTTGAAACTCTTAGGATGGAGGAACATAATTTAAAAAACCAGGTAGAAGTTATTAAGGAAGAAAAGAAGATACTTGAGCAGAGAATCAAGGAGCTGCAGGATAGGCAAGGGGCTGCAGCTGAATTAGAGGATAAAGTGAGATCTCAGACTGGTTTGCTGGCTGCCAAAGACCAAG AAATTGAAGCGCTAATGCATGCACTTGATGAGGAAGAGATGCAAATGGAAGAACTGACAAAGAAATATGAAGCACTTGAAAAGGCTGTTCAACAAAAGAATCAAGAGATTGAGAGCCTTGAATCTTCTCGTGGCAAGGTTATGAAAAAGCTTTCTGTAACTGTAAGCAAGTTTGATGAGCTTCACCAACTGTCTGCAAGTCTCCTTTCTGAGGTTGAAAAGCTTCAGTCCCAATTGCAAGAAAAAGATGGTGAAATTTCTTTCTTAAGGCAAGAGGTTACTAGATGCACCAATGATGATCTTCGTGCATCACAACTGAGCAACCAGAGAAGTCTGGATGAGATTGTTGAGTTCTTTACGTGGGTTGACACAATTGTATCTCGAGATGGGGTGGATGATATACCTCCTGATGTGAAGAGTGATACTCAGGTTCATGAGTACAAAGAAATACTTCATAAGAAGTTGATGTCTTTAATATCAGAATTAGACAATCTAAGGGGAGTTTCAGAAAGCAAGGATAAAATGTTGCAAGCAGAAAGGAGTAAGGTAGCAGAGTTGAACCACAAAGCAGAAACTCTTGAGAAGTCCTTGCATGAGAAAGAATCACAATTGAATTTGCTTGATGGTGTAGAAGAAACTGGAAAGGGAATTAACACAAGCTCAGAAATTGTGGAGGTAGAACCAGTG ATAAATGAGTGGACAACAACAGGGACTTTTGTTACACCTCAAGTTCGCAGTTTACGCAAGGGCAATAGTGATTATGTTGCCATTGCTGTTGATGAAGACCCTGGTAGTACCAGTAGGatagaagatgaagatgacgaTAAGG TTCATGGTTTCAAATCACTCACATCATCCAAAATTGTCCCAAGATTTACCAGGCCAGTGACTGACTTGATTGATGGCTTGTG GGTTTCTTGTGATCGGACGTTAATGAGACAACCAGTCTTGCGGCTTGGAATTATAATTTATTGGACCATAATGCACGCACTCCTTGCCTTCTTTGTTGTTTGA